A genomic window from Micromonospora ferruginea includes:
- the gabT gene encoding 4-aminobutyrate--2-oxoglutarate transaminase, producing the protein MRAPQSRTKGGSDPMSSSEELRKRRGSAVARGVGSVVDAYVDRASGGTLTDVDGREWIDFAAGIAVTNVGNSAPKVVEAVRAQVERFTHTCFMVAPYESYVAVCEQLNVLTPGGFEKRSALFNSGAEAVENAIKIARHATGRPAVVVFDHAYHGRTNLTMALTAKNMPYKHRFGPFAGEVYRVPMSYPLRDGGLDGATAAARSIEMIEKQVGAENVAALLIEPIQGEGGFVVPAEGFLPALREWATAAGAVFVADEIQTGFCRTGDWFACQHEGVEPDLVTLAKGMAGGLPLAAVTGRAELMDAVHVGGLGGTYGGNPVACAAALAAMATMHELDLPAAARRIGAVMGERLRAIAARDPRIAEVRGRGAMLAVEIVRPGGIVPDPVATAALSAACHAAGLLTLTCGTYGNVLRFLPPLVISDGELGRGLDILDAAFG; encoded by the coding sequence TTGCGAGCCCCGCAGTCGCGAACGAAAGGAGGCTCAGACCCGATGTCTTCCAGCGAGGAGCTGCGCAAGCGCCGCGGGTCGGCGGTGGCCCGCGGGGTGGGCAGCGTCGTCGACGCGTACGTCGACCGGGCGAGCGGTGGCACGCTCACCGACGTGGACGGCCGGGAGTGGATCGACTTCGCGGCCGGCATCGCGGTCACCAACGTGGGCAACTCCGCCCCGAAGGTGGTCGAGGCGGTCCGCGCCCAGGTCGAGCGGTTCACCCACACCTGCTTCATGGTCGCGCCGTACGAGTCGTACGTGGCGGTGTGCGAGCAGCTCAACGTGCTGACGCCGGGTGGTTTCGAGAAGCGGTCGGCGCTGTTCAACTCCGGCGCCGAGGCGGTGGAGAACGCGATCAAGATCGCTCGGCACGCCACCGGCCGACCCGCCGTGGTGGTGTTCGACCACGCCTACCACGGCCGGACCAACCTGACCATGGCGTTGACCGCGAAGAACATGCCGTACAAGCACCGGTTCGGGCCGTTCGCCGGGGAGGTCTACCGGGTGCCGATGTCGTACCCGCTGCGCGACGGCGGGCTGGACGGGGCGACGGCCGCGGCCCGGTCGATCGAGATGATCGAGAAGCAGGTGGGCGCGGAGAACGTGGCCGCGCTGCTGATCGAGCCGATCCAGGGTGAGGGCGGCTTCGTCGTACCCGCCGAGGGGTTCCTGCCGGCGTTGCGCGAGTGGGCGACGGCGGCCGGGGCGGTGTTCGTCGCCGACGAGATCCAGACCGGTTTCTGCCGCACCGGTGACTGGTTCGCCTGCCAGCACGAGGGGGTCGAGCCGGACCTGGTCACGCTGGCCAAGGGGATGGCCGGCGGGCTGCCGCTGGCGGCGGTGACCGGGCGCGCCGAGCTGATGGACGCGGTGCACGTCGGCGGCCTCGGCGGCACGTACGGCGGCAACCCGGTCGCCTGCGCCGCCGCGCTCGCGGCGATGGCCACCATGCACGAGCTGGACCTGCCGGCCGCCGCGCGGCGGATCGGCGCGGTGATGGGCGAGCGGCTACGCGCGATCGCCGCCCGCGACCCGCGGATCGCCGAGGTACGCGGCCGGGGCGCGATGCTCGCCGTGGAGATCGTGCGGCCGGGCGGGATCGTTCCCGATCCGGTGGCCACGGCGGCGCTGTCGGCGGCCTGCCACGCGGCCGGGCTGCTCACGTTGACCTGCGGCACCTACGGCAACGTGCTGCGTTTCCTGCCCCCGCTGGTGATCTCCGACGGCGAGCTGGGCCGGGGCCTGGACATCCTCGACGCCGCCTTCGGCTGA